One region of Synergistes jonesii genomic DNA includes:
- a CDS encoding DUF3084 domain-containing protein, which produces MFEIFHDINWVLIGALIIVSALVSWAGDIIGMKLGKKRITFLKLRPRYTSRIISVFTGVGIALATIFTLSVASEQVRTALFSMQVIQRQLLSTREELKKNEETIGRMEIDLFQSRGDLSEKEEELRSVERQLEEGTKNLAETRAKLSAMTAMRDKTRAEQAVLQKENEKLLSESKKLEASIGSLKKEAEALKSGLQRLREGRIAAFSDEILAQAVITGTPITEAQVGEYIERLRREARALLAYRFGIRDAERIMLPEVTEDSIIAVRSILTRNPGRWLMRLTALGNAVAGEAVSAQIETHRSSLVYSEGKTLYTHTFEPGTPRQEIEETVFRALRSLNQKAAGDGVMRDPLTGNVGSTDTGEFIAVLDSIEQTKEALSLEIVTERDIYSEGPLRVKCTLKKP; this is translated from the coding sequence TTGTTCGAGATATTTCACGATATAAACTGGGTACTGATAGGGGCTCTAATAATAGTCAGCGCGCTCGTCTCATGGGCCGGCGACATCATCGGCATGAAGCTCGGCAAAAAGCGCATAACCTTTTTAAAGCTCCGTCCGAGATATACGTCGCGTATAATTTCCGTCTTCACGGGCGTCGGGATAGCTCTCGCGACAATTTTCACACTGAGCGTCGCGTCCGAACAGGTGCGCACCGCTCTATTCAGCATGCAGGTCATACAGCGTCAGCTGCTGTCGACGCGCGAAGAACTGAAGAAAAACGAAGAGACGATAGGGCGCATGGAGATAGACCTCTTCCAGAGCAGGGGCGACCTCTCCGAAAAGGAAGAGGAGCTGCGCTCCGTTGAAAGGCAGCTCGAAGAGGGCACGAAAAATCTCGCAGAGACTCGCGCGAAGCTCTCGGCGATGACGGCGATGCGCGACAAGACGCGCGCAGAACAAGCGGTTCTGCAAAAGGAAAACGAAAAGCTGCTCTCCGAAAGCAAAAAGCTTGAAGCGTCGATCGGCTCGCTCAAAAAAGAAGCCGAGGCGCTGAAGTCCGGCCTGCAGCGCCTTCGTGAAGGCAGAATCGCAGCCTTCTCCGACGAAATACTGGCTCAGGCCGTCATAACGGGAACGCCGATAACAGAAGCCCAGGTCGGCGAATATATCGAGAGGCTGCGCCGCGAAGCGCGCGCCCTTTTGGCCTATCGCTTCGGCATAAGGGACGCCGAAAGGATAATGCTGCCGGAGGTGACCGAGGATTCGATAATTGCCGTGCGCAGCATCCTGACGCGCAATCCCGGACGCTGGCTGATGCGACTGACGGCCCTCGGCAACGCCGTCGCGGGCGAAGCGGTCAGCGCCCAGATCGAGACTCATCGCTCATCGCTCGTCTACAGCGAAGGCAAAACCCTTTATACACACACCTTTGAACCAGGCACGCCGCGACAGGAAATCGAAGAGACAGTTTTCCGGGCCTTGCGCTCGCTTAATCAAAAAGCAGCCGGAGACGGAGTCATGCGCGACCCGCTCACCGGAAACGTAGGCTCTACGGACACGGGAGAATTCATCGCGGTCCTAGACAGCATAGAGCAGACGAAAGAAGCGCTTTCGCTGGAAATAGTTACCGAAAGAGATATTTACAGCGAAGGGCCGCTGAGAGTAAAATGCACTCTGAAAAAACCGTAA
- a CDS encoding APC family permease: protein MSEIRSLENASERVSLRKTLSRTEIWALAFGAIVGWGWVMMAGRWVGLAGTLGAICAFLIAMVFCSLIGMAYAELTPALPLAGGELVFSYRAVGYNFGWFTGWAMSFAYVAVAAWEGPAFATAVDYLVNLPEIGSIWTIEGYTIYSPWLIVAILGTLFTVGCHYFGMRVTAIFNTIAAIALVVGGLVFSLGSITFGDIANAVPWFQGGTDGLIAVLLMAPAMFVGFDVIPQAVEEMSIPLKQVGNLVIFAICLGGLWYILMILGVAFGAPYAFTKAAKIPVADVTAYVMNSKLLGSLVIVAGIGGILTSWNAMYLGGSRIIFAMARAKMLPPIFAKLHPKYGSPYVAILLIGTLGLLGTLTGKNALGWFVDASSFGVVVGYLCVSISFFILKKKEPEMKRPFIAPGGRFMGILSILASICFIVLYLPFGPGGGLGYHEWYMVILWVVIGTILYLVNNLQHSYVSNEEREFLIFGEKYSRPARLNKK, encoded by the coding sequence ATGTCAGAGATAAGATCATTGGAAAATGCCAGCGAACGTGTTTCTCTTAGAAAAACTCTCAGCAGGACCGAAATCTGGGCCTTAGCTTTTGGAGCTATAGTTGGATGGGGCTGGGTCATGATGGCTGGTCGCTGGGTGGGGCTAGCTGGTACGCTTGGAGCGATATGCGCTTTCCTAATAGCTATGGTTTTTTGTAGTTTGATCGGGATGGCATATGCAGAGCTAACTCCTGCCCTTCCGCTTGCAGGCGGCGAATTAGTATTTTCTTACCGTGCTGTAGGTTATAATTTTGGTTGGTTCACAGGATGGGCAATGAGCTTTGCTTATGTGGCAGTCGCCGCTTGGGAAGGGCCTGCTTTTGCGACTGCGGTTGACTACCTTGTAAATTTACCTGAGATAGGCTCGATATGGACCATTGAAGGATATACTATCTATTCACCCTGGTTGATCGTGGCTATTTTAGGTACTTTATTTACAGTTGGCTGTCATTATTTCGGCATGCGCGTTACTGCGATATTCAACACTATAGCTGCGATAGCCCTCGTAGTTGGCGGCCTGGTTTTTTCTTTAGGCTCAATAACTTTTGGAGATATCGCCAACGCTGTGCCATGGTTTCAAGGGGGTACTGACGGTCTTATCGCAGTGCTTCTGATGGCGCCGGCCATGTTTGTTGGTTTCGATGTTATACCTCAAGCCGTAGAAGAAATGTCGATACCACTTAAGCAAGTTGGTAATCTTGTAATTTTTGCAATTTGTTTAGGAGGCCTATGGTATATTTTAATGATCTTGGGTGTGGCATTTGGAGCTCCTTATGCTTTCACAAAAGCAGCAAAAATACCTGTCGCTGACGTGACCGCATACGTTATGAACTCTAAGCTATTAGGCTCTCTGGTGATAGTGGCGGGCATCGGAGGCATTCTTACCAGTTGGAATGCTATGTATCTTGGCGGCAGCCGCATTATTTTCGCTATGGCCAGGGCTAAAATGCTTCCGCCGATCTTTGCAAAATTACACCCTAAGTATGGTTCACCGTATGTAGCAATTCTGCTGATTGGTACTTTGGGATTACTTGGTACGTTGACAGGCAAAAACGCCCTCGGCTGGTTCGTAGATGCTTCTTCTTTTGGTGTGGTGGTCGGTTACTTGTGTGTCTCTATTTCCTTCTTCATACTTAAAAAGAAAGAACCTGAGATGAAACGCCCTTTTATTGCTCCTGGCGGACGTTTTATGGGGATACTTTCTATCCTTGCCTCGATCTGTTTTATCGTTCTATATCTACCGTTTGGACCTGGTGGTGGGCTGGGATATCACGAATGGTATATGGTTATCCTATGGGTAGTTATCGGTACGATACTATATTTGGTTAATAATTTACAGCATAGCTATGTCTCTAACGAAGAACGTGAGTTTCTAATTTTTGGAGAAAAATACTCACGCCCTGCCAGATTAAACAAAAAATAA
- a CDS encoding alcohol dehydrogenase yields MKEESAMYIVACQKCSELKILAGTPDEGGVARVMWTCGKCGAGQLMEIPISKDARRGDLRNIIGGLALARDGKSAKIEPLRENLKNEIKS; encoded by the coding sequence GTGAAAGAAGAATCTGCTATGTATATCGTAGCCTGTCAGAAATGCAGCGAATTAAAAATCCTTGCCGGAACGCCCGACGAAGGCGGAGTCGCGCGCGTGATGTGGACCTGCGGCAAATGCGGCGCCGGCCAGCTTATGGAAATACCCATATCGAAGGACGCTAGGCGCGGAGACCTGCGCAATATAATCGGCGGCCTCGCCCTCGCTCGTGACGGCAAAAGCGCGAAAATAGAGCCGCTGCGCGAAAACCTTAAAAATGAAATTAAATCCTGA
- a CDS encoding chloride channel protein gives MDDPDNNEKQLTIDIEEKSNSSDIVRDEMWLMCSVVKWCAFAVLTGVMVGLVCGGFLLALRHSMAYASKIGDFHYLLLMPGLFVSYYLVRMLAPQSAGHGTEAVIDAIHNKKRTVIDFKAVPVKIAATIVTISSGGSVGIEGPCAQIGSGVSYVIGKIFRLDESDMKRIIVCGISAGFCAVFGTPVAGAIFAVEVLFVGQIFYDVLLPSLISGIAGYFTASAIGAGHLPYYVVHIPTLGPASLSAVLAAGVFFGIIAIMNIEGIHLINRAFARCGITGWKRPVSGALLLLAIWLIFGKDFLGLGSGVIRDMITGEKSLPLGFIIKILAMGVTLSAGGCGGEITPTFFIGASSGLLFSAITGLDPSFCAALGVTAVLAASTNTPISGTILAMEMFGAQIAAFAGVACAVSYIAVGHRSLYPTQVLLSPKARTFVIKRTERGERLVRRFESISLRRIAHFYIERINSKLIRRR, from the coding sequence ATGGACGATCCAGATAATAATGAAAAACAGCTCACGATAGACATAGAAGAAAAATCCAATAGCTCCGACATAGTGCGTGACGAAATGTGGCTGATGTGCAGCGTTGTAAAATGGTGCGCATTCGCGGTGCTGACGGGCGTCATGGTCGGGCTCGTCTGCGGGGGCTTCCTGCTCGCGCTTCGTCATTCGATGGCTTACGCTTCAAAGATTGGGGACTTCCATTATCTGCTGCTCATGCCCGGGCTCTTCGTCAGTTATTACCTTGTTCGCATGCTCGCACCACAGTCGGCCGGGCACGGCACGGAGGCCGTTATCGACGCTATACACAACAAGAAAAGGACCGTGATCGACTTCAAAGCTGTGCCCGTGAAGATCGCCGCTACGATCGTCACGATCTCCTCCGGCGGCTCGGTCGGCATCGAGGGCCCCTGCGCACAGATCGGCTCCGGCGTTTCTTACGTCATCGGGAAAATTTTCAGGCTCGACGAGTCCGACATGAAAAGAATAATAGTCTGCGGCATTTCTGCGGGCTTCTGCGCTGTCTTCGGCACGCCGGTAGCCGGCGCGATATTCGCGGTCGAGGTCCTCTTCGTCGGACAGATTTTTTACGACGTTCTGCTGCCGTCTCTGATAAGCGGCATCGCCGGATATTTCACCGCCTCGGCGATCGGAGCGGGGCATCTCCCCTATTATGTCGTCCATATCCCAACGCTGGGGCCGGCGTCTCTTTCAGCCGTGCTTGCCGCCGGAGTTTTTTTCGGCATCATCGCCATTATGAACATCGAGGGGATCCACTTAATAAACAGGGCATTCGCGCGCTGCGGAATCACGGGGTGGAAGCGCCCCGTCAGTGGCGCGCTGCTGCTGCTCGCGATATGGCTCATCTTCGGGAAAGATTTTCTCGGCCTCGGCAGCGGCGTGATAAGGGATATGATCACAGGAGAGAAGAGCCTGCCGTTGGGATTTATTATCAAGATTCTCGCTATGGGCGTCACGCTGTCGGCCGGAGGCTGCGGCGGAGAGATCACTCCTACGTTTTTCATCGGCGCGTCATCCGGGCTGCTCTTCTCTGCGATCACCGGGCTCGATCCCTCCTTCTGCGCCGCGCTCGGCGTGACTGCGGTGCTCGCCGCGTCGACGAACACGCCTATCTCCGGCACGATACTTGCGATGGAGATGTTCGGAGCGCAAATCGCGGCTTTCGCGGGAGTCGCCTGCGCCGTATCATATATAGCGGTGGGACACAGAAGCCTCTACCCCACGCAGGTGCTTCTTTCGCCCAAGGCCCGCACCTTCGTGATAAAGAGGACGGAGCGCGGAGAGAGGCTCGTGAGACGCTTCGAGAGTATTTCTCTGCGGCGGATAGCACATTTTTACATTGAAAGGATAAACTCCAAGCTGATAAGGAGGAGATAG
- a CDS encoding GNAT family N-acetyltransferase, whose translation MKLNPEYTFYDSKLALSPADLQDLYRFTRWGRSRSLEQIAKMLEGTSMCFSIRHNGKLIAFCRVLTDFVFRGSLWDILVHPDYQGKGVGSQLLKYALEHPALKNVPVIVTYTSELTSFMGRLGFEPRDGLMILQRRPMEYS comes from the coding sequence ATGAAATTAAATCCTGAGTATACATTTTACGACAGCAAGCTCGCCCTCTCTCCCGCCGACCTTCAGGACCTCTACCGCTTCACGCGCTGGGGAAGGAGCCGCTCTCTTGAGCAGATCGCAAAGATGCTCGAAGGTACCAGTATGTGCTTTTCAATACGTCACAACGGCAAACTGATAGCCTTCTGCCGCGTGCTGACAGACTTCGTATTCCGCGGCTCCCTGTGGGACATACTCGTCCACCCGGATTATCAGGGCAAGGGCGTCGGCTCTCAGCTTCTCAAATACGCGCTCGAACATCCGGCGCTGAAAAACGTCCCAGTGATCGTCACCTACACGAGCGAGCTGACATCGTTCATGGGGCGCTTAGGCTTCGAGCCGCGCGACGGCCTGATGATACTCCAGCGCCGCCCGATGGAATATTCGTGA
- the typA gene encoding translational GTPase TypA: MQDSSKIRNIAIIAHIDHGKTTLIDGIFKAAHLFRDNQLMEERVMDAGSLERERGITIKAKHCTVEWGGYKINIVDTPGHADFSGEVERVLSMVDSVLLLVDANEGPMPQTRYVLMRALKLGLKPIVIVNKVDRPNAEPEIALDKTFDLFIELGATEEQCDFAVLYGSGLQGWFVADLKKNEDNAKAGMDDLFKTIIERVPAPKAEMEKPFLMQVCTLTWSEYLGRIGCGRILQGTLKKGDRILRTHTRWTDYEQTDWKVVSTDTSACTHLYVTKGLDRAEVEEAGAGDIVWFTGPANIDLGDTVSSPEIAGHALPPLDIEEPTVSMFFIVNTSPFAGQDGNAITLRQLKSRVERETKIDPALRMEDIGRPDGIKVSGRGELHLGILIEEMRREGSEICVSRPEVIVQHDDGGRTLEPMEELIIDVPEEYQGVVIQKLAQRRGELKNMENSGTGVLRLEFRIPTRGLIGYRGEFLTDTRGLGILSSRFVGYGEWVGEINSRSRGSLVSVDTGAATSYALENLQERGTLFIKPGDMVYNGQVIGEASRNKDIPCNPSKRKQQTNHRSATKDMMIVLDVPRQITIDSALEWISDDELVEVTPLSVRIRKMILDADQRKKARIRAGISGAEEDEE, encoded by the coding sequence ATGCAGGACTCTTCAAAAATCAGGAATATCGCTATAATCGCCCACATAGACCACGGCAAGACAACGCTCATCGACGGCATCTTCAAAGCCGCCCACCTTTTCCGCGACAATCAGCTGATGGAGGAGCGCGTTATGGACGCAGGCAGCCTGGAGCGCGAGCGCGGCATTACGATAAAGGCCAAGCACTGTACAGTCGAGTGGGGCGGCTATAAGATAAATATCGTAGACACGCCGGGGCACGCCGATTTTTCCGGCGAGGTAGAAAGAGTTCTCTCGATGGTGGACTCCGTTCTGCTTCTCGTAGACGCGAACGAAGGGCCCATGCCCCAGACGCGCTACGTTCTGATGCGCGCGCTGAAGCTCGGCCTCAAGCCGATAGTGATAGTCAACAAGGTCGACCGCCCGAACGCCGAGCCTGAGATCGCGCTCGACAAGACCTTCGACCTATTCATAGAGCTCGGCGCGACGGAAGAACAGTGCGACTTCGCGGTGCTCTACGGCTCCGGCCTGCAGGGCTGGTTCGTCGCCGATCTTAAGAAAAACGAGGACAACGCTAAGGCCGGCATGGACGATCTTTTCAAAACTATAATCGAACGCGTGCCAGCGCCGAAGGCAGAAATGGAAAAGCCCTTCCTGATGCAGGTCTGCACGCTCACGTGGAGCGAATACCTCGGCCGCATCGGCTGCGGCAGGATATTGCAGGGCACGCTGAAAAAGGGCGACAGGATACTGCGCACGCATACGCGCTGGACGGATTACGAACAAACGGACTGGAAGGTAGTTTCGACCGACACTTCGGCCTGCACGCACCTCTACGTGACAAAGGGGCTCGACCGCGCCGAGGTCGAGGAGGCCGGCGCTGGCGACATCGTATGGTTCACTGGCCCTGCGAACATCGACCTTGGCGATACCGTGAGCTCGCCAGAGATAGCGGGTCACGCGCTCCCGCCGCTCGACATCGAGGAACCGACGGTATCGATGTTCTTCATCGTAAACACGAGCCCCTTCGCCGGACAGGACGGCAACGCGATCACGCTGCGTCAGCTCAAGTCGCGCGTCGAACGCGAGACGAAGATAGACCCCGCGCTGCGAATGGAGGACATCGGACGCCCTGACGGCATAAAGGTTTCAGGGCGCGGCGAACTGCACCTCGGCATTTTGATCGAAGAGATGCGCCGCGAGGGCTCAGAGATATGCGTATCTCGCCCGGAAGTAATAGTACAGCATGACGACGGAGGACGCACCCTCGAACCTATGGAAGAGCTGATCATCGACGTGCCTGAGGAATATCAGGGCGTGGTTATACAGAAGCTCGCGCAGCGCAGGGGCGAGTTGAAAAATATGGAAAACAGCGGCACCGGCGTTCTGCGCCTTGAGTTCAGGATACCGACGCGCGGCCTCATCGGCTACCGCGGCGAATTTCTGACGGACACGCGCGGCTTGGGCATACTTTCCTCGCGCTTCGTCGGCTACGGGGAATGGGTCGGCGAGATAAATTCGCGTTCGCGCGGCTCGCTCGTCAGCGTAGACACGGGCGCGGCGACGAGCTACGCGCTTGAGAACCTTCAGGAGCGCGGCACTCTTTTCATCAAACCCGGGGATATGGTCTACAACGGACAGGTCATAGGCGAGGCGTCGCGCAATAAGGACATCCCCTGTAACCCCAGCAAGCGCAAGCAGCAGACTAACCACCGCTCCGCTACGAAGGACATGATGATAGTCCTCGACGTGCCGCGCCAGATTACGATCGATTCCGCGCTCGAATGGATAAGCGACGACGAGCTCGTAGAAGTCACCCCGCTTTCGGTGCGCATACGCAAGATGATACTCGACGCCGACCAGCGCAAAAAGGCGCGCATCAGGGCCGGTATCAGTGGCGCGGAAGAAGATGAAGAGTAG
- a CDS encoding IclR family transcriptional regulator, with the protein MKIKSSVRTIQSVQRAIDILNLFDFSRKEISLSEICDATKLNKSTTYGLISTLLKNGYLDKDQTSGKYTLGGVLLAKASTRESPINVNISALGSPKLDVLVNQYCMTGTLFAHYANTLTCLRMLSPINGYSVTFELETNMAYHAAASGKLLLAHYTNEEVEKILTKSPFVRYTDSTIMDINTLLNELEIIRARGYSIEDDEIQIGIFSIASPIYEHNDIFAGTMSLTGATQATKMRLKNIIEDITTATKEISSFL; encoded by the coding sequence ATGAAGATAAAGAGTAGCGTGCGTACAATTCAATCTGTTCAACGTGCGATAGATATACTTAACCTTTTTGATTTCTCACGAAAAGAAATATCTCTTTCAGAAATATGTGACGCCACAAAATTAAATAAAAGTACAACATATGGACTGATTAGTACGTTATTAAAAAATGGTTACTTGGATAAAGACCAGACAAGCGGAAAGTACACTCTCGGCGGCGTGCTGCTCGCGAAGGCATCTACGAGAGAATCGCCTATCAATGTTAATATAAGTGCACTAGGTTCCCCTAAATTAGACGTATTAGTCAATCAATACTGCATGACGGGCACATTATTCGCTCATTATGCCAACACGCTGACTTGTCTAAGGATGTTGTCGCCGATTAATGGATACAGCGTTACGTTTGAATTAGAGACCAATATGGCTTATCATGCTGCGGCATCGGGGAAATTATTATTAGCGCACTATACAAACGAAGAGGTTGAAAAAATATTAACCAAATCTCCATTTGTCCGTTATACGGATTCAACTATTATGGATATAAACACATTACTAAACGAACTTGAAATCATTAGGGCGCGCGGCTACTCTATTGAAGATGATGAAATACAAATTGGTATTTTCTCTATTGCTAGCCCAATATATGAACACAACGACATCTTTGCGGGTACAATGAGCCTTACCGGTGCAACTCAGGCTACAAAGATGCGCCTCAAGAATATTATCGAAGATATTACGACAGCAACGAAAGAAATTTCAAGCTTTTTGTGA
- the hisD gene encoding histidinol dehydrogenase, producing the protein MPREYLKKAIPQTPEDMSEVVETVAKLISEVREKGDSAVRLLTKKFDNIDLEKMVYTEEDFNAAEKAMPVTLKEDMDFGFNQVTNFAKAQFDTISEFEKEVGPGIHMGHRIIPISSVGAYIPGGRYPILSAPPMLICPAKVAGVSRIVACTPPRKDGKLHPATLYAIKRCGADECYCVGGVQAIAAMAYGTETIRPVDKIVGPGNKWVTEAKRQVNGVVGLDLQAGPSEILVLADKTGQADIIAADLLGQLEHDPNARGVLVTNSRELGEATIAEVERQVKLLATCETASTSWKNHGEVVITSSMEEACDFANEWAPEHLEIHCKHPDVMLSRLHNYGSCFVGVNAAEVFADKVSGTNHTLPTGRAARYTGGVWVGTFLKWITHQWVDKEAMKLLAHIVYRQSTIEGMVAHAESAAIRLRKVGEPVD; encoded by the coding sequence ATGCCAAGAGAGTATTTAAAGAAAGCAATACCGCAAACCCCAGAGGATATGAGCGAAGTAGTTGAAACTGTAGCTAAACTTATATCTGAAGTACGAGAGAAAGGAGATTCCGCTGTCCGTTTATTGACCAAAAAGTTTGATAATATCGACCTTGAAAAGATGGTTTATACGGAAGAAGATTTTAACGCCGCTGAAAAGGCTATGCCTGTCACGCTTAAAGAAGATATGGATTTTGGTTTCAATCAAGTAACAAATTTTGCTAAAGCACAGTTTGATACTATTTCAGAATTTGAAAAGGAAGTAGGCCCAGGTATCCATATGGGGCATCGCATTATACCTATTTCCAGTGTCGGCGCATATATTCCTGGCGGACGCTATCCAATCCTTTCAGCTCCACCTATGCTTATATGCCCTGCAAAAGTCGCAGGTGTCTCCCGCATTGTAGCCTGCACTCCTCCGAGAAAAGACGGGAAACTACATCCTGCTACCCTATACGCTATTAAACGCTGCGGTGCAGATGAATGCTACTGCGTTGGAGGCGTACAGGCGATTGCGGCAATGGCGTATGGTACAGAAACGATTCGTCCAGTTGATAAAATAGTTGGTCCAGGAAATAAGTGGGTCACCGAAGCTAAACGTCAGGTCAACGGCGTAGTGGGACTTGATTTGCAGGCGGGGCCCAGTGAAATATTGGTTTTAGCTGATAAAACTGGGCAGGCAGATATAATAGCCGCGGACTTATTAGGGCAACTCGAACATGATCCAAATGCCCGTGGCGTCCTTGTTACAAATAGCCGTGAGCTTGGTGAAGCAACTATCGCTGAGGTTGAAAGACAAGTTAAACTGCTTGCTACTTGTGAGACAGCGAGTACATCTTGGAAGAATCATGGAGAGGTGGTCATTACGAGCTCCATGGAAGAAGCGTGTGATTTTGCGAACGAATGGGCTCCAGAGCACTTGGAAATCCATTGTAAACATCCCGACGTCATGCTTTCGAGGCTCCACAATTATGGTTCTTGCTTTGTGGGAGTAAATGCGGCAGAAGTCTTTGCTGACAAGGTTTCTGGCACTAATCATACGCTTCCAACAGGCAGAGCGGCCCGCTATACAGGCGGCGTGTGGGTAGGCACTTTCCTAAAATGGATCACACATCAATGGGTTGACAAGGAAGCAATGAAACTCCTCGCACATATCGTATATCGTCAAAGTACGATCGAAGGTATGGTTGCACATGCTGAATCAGCGGCAATACGTCTACGCAAAGTAGGAGAACCAGTAGATTAA
- a CDS encoding Ppx/GppA phosphatase family protein, whose protein sequence is MRKAVIDVGTNSIKCCLAESAENDGSFTVLKDSVSITRLGEGLRENGGISAAALERNARAAADFVNEARAAGAEVKIVGTMALRSAKNAGAFIVRVRELTGEELCVITGEEEALLLYTAVIAGIPKAAESDFVAFDAGGGSTEFVYCARGAIKRKFSINVGCVLATDAYFPETPVSAEKLDFARARIKKELSEGGVAPGAEMLVGLGGNITALAAVKHKMALYDAEVIHGSTLTLCDVRAQMADYAAKTIEERRKILGLHPQRADVILGGACIVEAAMELCGVHSLIVSDRGMRHGLLYKLFKKQRHDF, encoded by the coding sequence ATGAGAAAAGCTGTGATAGACGTAGGCACTAATTCGATAAAATGCTGCTTGGCGGAAAGCGCGGAAAACGACGGAAGCTTCACCGTCCTCAAGGATTCCGTCAGCATAACGAGGCTCGGAGAGGGGCTGAGAGAGAACGGCGGCATAAGCGCCGCCGCGCTTGAGAGGAACGCCCGCGCCGCGGCTGATTTTGTGAACGAAGCGCGCGCGGCAGGCGCCGAGGTGAAAATAGTCGGCACTATGGCGCTGAGGAGCGCGAAGAACGCCGGCGCCTTCATAGTCAGGGTCAGAGAACTGACCGGCGAAGAGCTCTGCGTCATCACGGGAGAAGAAGAGGCGCTGCTGCTTTACACTGCCGTCATAGCGGGGATACCGAAGGCAGCGGAATCGGATTTCGTCGCATTCGACGCCGGCGGCGGCAGCACCGAATTCGTATACTGCGCGCGCGGCGCGATAAAGCGTAAATTCAGCATCAACGTCGGCTGTGTGCTCGCGACGGACGCGTATTTTCCCGAAACGCCGGTGTCGGCGGAGAAGCTCGACTTCGCGCGCGCGCGGATTAAAAAAGAGCTATCCGAAGGCGGCGTCGCTCCCGGCGCCGAAATGCTCGTGGGACTTGGCGGAAATATCACAGCCCTTGCTGCCGTAAAGCACAAAATGGCGCTCTACGACGCGGAAGTCATTCACGGCTCGACCCTTACGCTCTGCGACGTCCGCGCGCAGATGGCGGATTACGCGGCTAAAACGATTGAAGAGCGCAGAAAGATTCTCGGGCTGCACCCGCAGCGCGCCGACGTGATTTTAGGAGGGGCGTGCATCGTCGAAGCCGCGATGGAGCTCTGCGGCGTCCATTCGCTCATCGTGAGCGACAGAGGGATGCGCCACGGCCTTCTATATAAGCTTTTCAAAAAACAGCGGCATGATTTTTAG
- a CDS encoding DUF3343 domain-containing protein, producing MECIATFDTTHMALYFEKACRAEGLSVKIVPVPRSISASCGLACSYPCADADGVKKIAAEKSIEVADYHKLAS from the coding sequence ATGGAGTGCATTGCAACATTTGACACGACGCATATGGCGCTTTATTTCGAAAAAGCCTGCCGCGCGGAGGGGCTGAGCGTGAAGATAGTGCCCGTGCCGCGCAGCATTTCCGCAAGCTGCGGCCTCGCTTGCAGCTATCCCTGCGCCGATGCCGACGGCGTAAAAAAAATCGCCGCGGAAAAATCGATAGAAGTCGCCGATTATCACAAGCTGGCGTCGTAA